The genomic segment ATCTcttgttgtatttaaaatttgtattattttttctcacGTTCAAAATGACTGATgttgcaaaaattataaaattgagaGGGCATAATAAAGCTTGTATTACTAGAATTCAAACATTTGTctcaaaaaaccaaaatgtagttttagaTTGCGGTCAATATATTGCacgcaaaaatgtattaaatgaaaCTTATCGCGAGTATCTCAACCTACAAAAGGAACTTGAATTAGAAGATTTTGATAAATATTGTTCAGATAGAGACATAGTTGAAGAACAGTATTATAATTTAGATTCATATTTGTACGAGAAAATCACGCAATTATCTGCAAAACCAGTTCAAACTCAACCTATTGTAACAAATGTAATACCATCTGTTAGCACAATTCAAAATGTAAAGTTGCCAgaattaaaaataccttttttctcGGGCGAAATCTCAGAATGGCCCagcttttttaatgttttcaccaaattaataacaaatgataaacaGTTATCTAATGCTCAAAAACTTATTTATCTCAAATCAGTGTTAAGGAATGAACCGTTAAAGTTAATTGACAATCTAGAAATAATTAATTCCAATTTTGAAATTGCAATACAAAATTTATGCAatagatttgaaaataaatatttaatagtaaACAGTCATTTGAACAGTTTATTAAATGCTCCACTCATTACAAAACCCAATGCACATGCTCTAAGGGATTTCTTAACTCAAATTAAAAGCCATCTCGCTGCCTTAGAAAACCTCAACATCTCGAATCAACTCACTGATTTAATTCTCATCAATCTCTTTACTCAAAAATTAGACTATAATACTAAAAGATCATTTGAAACCGAgcgtaatataaacaaactccCAAGTTTAATGGAGTTCCTTGAATTTATTGAAAGGAAATGCAAAATTCTCGAAAATCTTGTTCCTGAATACTCTCATTCTCCGAAACAAAAACAACCTTCTCGTTTTACTTCTCTTAACACAGTTAGCAATAATTTGCAGTATAGTAGTAATAATCagtattttaaatgtttcttaTGTCAAAATAACTCCCATAAAATATACACTTGCCGGGAATTCTTAAATATGTCTGAAGATGAGCGTTTTCAAACGGTCAAGGCAAAGAAAGCGTGTCTCAACTGCTTGGCTAGTGGTCATTCAGCATGCTCATGTACCTCTGCGTCAAATTGCGCTAAATGTAACAGGAGACATCACACATTGCTCCACTTCTCTAACGCTTCTACTCATAACTCAAATAGTTCTCGTTTCAGAACAAATCAAGATTCTCGTAGTCTACCCACTAGAAACACTCATTTCCAAAACACTCGTCACTCTCAAGACTCACAAGAAAATCATAATTCTCAAAATACTCGCCAGTCTCACAATATGCATGATACTCCAAATTCTCGTACTCACTCTAATGTATCTCATGATCCCAATACTCAAAGCGAAACTTCAAGTTCACCTGCATTCCCACGAATAGCAAATCAATCTCAGTTTAATGATGTCTACCGAGCATCATCTCTCTCTACACTCTCAGGCAAAAAGGAGGTTCTACTCCAAACAGCATGagttacaatttatgattctcatAATAATCCCGTTAAGGTTCGCTGCCTTACAGACTCAGCTAGTCAGCTTTCGTTTATCACTGAGGAATTAGCAAGTCGCTTAAAATGTATTCCTTACACAAAAagtcttcaaatttctggaataTCCGAAATCTGTTCGACGTCGAATAAAATggtggatttaaatattttctcaaatgttaatcccacaaaacattttaCACTCTCTTGTGCGATTCTCCCAACCATCACTTGTAAGCACCCTCAAATTACATTGGATTTTAATGCTCTCAAAATTCCACCAAACATTCACCTAGCTGATCCAGAATTTTGTTCTCCTGCAGAAGTTCAAATGCTGCTTGGAGCAGATGTTTATTTCGACTTACTTACTTACGGGTTAATAAAATTAGGCCCTAATCTTCCTACCTTAACAAATACTCATCTCGGTTATCTTGTAGGTGGAAATGTACCTCAATCATCTGGGTCAATTGACTCATATTCTATACTTAACATTCAAGAAAATACTCAACCTCGAAATGAAGTATCCTTGTTCGTTCAAACTCAAAATACCGATTCACTCGTACGGTCGTTTTGGGAAATAGAAGAAATCTCGTCTTCTACTTGTACTCCAAAAATCCTAACTCCTTCGGAGCAACAAGCCGAAGATATTTGTAAATCGTCACTTAAAATATTATCATCTGGTAGATTCCAAGTAGATCTCCCTTTCAAATCTCCCAACGAATATAAAAAATTGGGCAAATCGTTTTTCCTCGCAAAGAAGCGATTCCTAAACCTCGAACAGAAACTGATCAAGTCAGATCAATTATACGCACAGTATAAACAATTTATTCATGAATATATTGCACTTGGACATTGCAGATATGTGCCTCTCTCCACTCGAAATATTCACtctgatttaaaatactttattccTCACCATTGCGTTTTAAAGGATAGCGTAACAAATAAGTTGCGTGTTGTCTTTGATGGCAGTATGAAAACTACCTCAAATCTAAGTCTTAATGACATAATGCTTCCTGGTTATACGGTACAACGCGAATTATTcgatattttgataaattttagattatttaaatactgtattGTAGCAGATCTACGTCATATGTACAGACAAATTCGAGTAAATCCCGAACAGGTATTTCTGTTGAACATCTTATGGCGTGATTCACCTCAAGAGGATTTGAAATGTCTTCAACTTGAAACTGTAACTTATGGATTAAATAACTCCGGTTTTCTCAGCACTAGATGTCTTAAGGAATTAGCTCAAAAACATTCCGACAAATTTCCCTTGGCTAGTGATGCTCTTTTAAATTGCTGTTATATCGATGATGTGCTGTATGGCTGTAACGATTTTGAAACACTCTTCGAAATTCATCGTCAATTAACCGAATGTTTAAACCTCGCTTGTTTCTCGCTTCATAAATGGTGTGCAAACTCACCTGAATTTCTCGCAGGTATTTCTCATATCTCTAATGAAGCTAGTTATGTAATCAATCCTGAAAATAACACGAACAAAATTCTCGGCCTATGTTGGAATTCTCACTCCGATCATTTTTCAGTTCTTGTGCCAAAGGTTACCGTTAAGGATACCTATACAAAAACAGaagttctttctttaattgcttCCATTTATGACCCTATCGGATTGATTAACCCTGTAGTGGTATCTGCTAAATTAATTATGAGAAAGATTTGGTTAGAAAGGTCGAATTGGGATGACCACCTCAGTCCAAATTTGCTTACACAATGGAATCTATTTTTACAAACACTTCCTCACCTCTCCAATCTCAAGATTCCTAGGTTGCTGCAAAATTCTAGCAATGTAACAAGTACTCAAATACATGGGTTTTCGGATGCAAGTCTTAGCGCGTATGGTGCTTGCGTTTATTTAAGAACATCACATGAAAATGGCTTTATCTCTTGCAATCTAATCTCCTCAAAGAGTCGTGTTAGTCCTGTAAAAGTTGTGACTCTTCCTCGATTAGAACTTCTAGGAGTATTATTACTCTCTAATCTTGTTACGAAGATTCTTTCTGTCTTGATTCCATCCCAATCTCAGATAAATTCTGTCAATTTATGGACAGATTCCGAAGTCGTCCTCGCATGGATTAATTCACACCCTTCTCGTTGGTCTACCTTTGTAGCCAATAGAGTAACTCAAATTCAAGAACTCACCTCCAACCATACATGGAGACATGTACGATCGAAAGACAACCCTGCGGATATATTATCTCGTGGTGCTACACCCTTGCAGTTGCTTGATTGTGATCTTTGGTTTAATGGTCCTCAATTTTTGTCAGATCCACACTTTGATTTCAACCTCTTTGTATATAATGGTCCTTCGAGTATTAATGTTGATGAACTGCCTGAACTCAAAAGGGTTACTCATCTGATCAGAAAACCAGATCCACAAGTGTATGATGCCCTCTGCAAATTTTCATGTTTCACTCGACTTCAGAGAGCTTTTGCATACTGCATTCGTTTTATTCACAATGTAAGAGCTAAGTCTCATAGACGTACAGGTCCTCTCACTCCAAATGAACTCTCTAGTTCTGAGTTAATGATTATCAAATTGACCCAGTCTCATTTCTTCAGTTCGGAAATCCAATTTTTAATGGATAATCGTCTGCTTAACGATAAGTCTATTCGTAAATTGAATCCCTTTCTAGATTCGTCTCAAATAATACGAGTAGGCGGTCGTCTTCTCTTTTCAGATGTTTCTTATGATCAGAAATTCCTTCTACATTCTGGCCCTCAAAATACACTGTCCAATGTTAGATTGAAATTCTGGCCTCTTGATGGTCTTCGACAAATCaaacgtataatacaaaattgtcTCACTTGTTACCGTTTTAACGCACAAGTCGCTTCCCAAATCATGGCTAATCTCCCGAGGGAAAGAGTTCAAATTGCACGTCCATTTATAAACGTTGGAGTTGATTTTGGTGGTCCATTTCCAATCAAGACCTCTAAACTCAAGAGAGCTCCCCTTACTAAGGCCTATATGGCAGTGTTTGTATGTTAAGCTACTCGCGCCGTGCATGTGGAATTAATTTCCAGTCTTTCTACTGAAGCGTTCTTATTGACTCTGAAAAGATTTATCGCCCGAAGGGGTAATCCGAGtatcattttcagcgataatggCACCAACTTTCTAGGTGCGAAAAATCAATTGAAAGAACTTTATGAGTTGCTTCTCAAAGGTGATATCTCTGAATCTATTCGCTCTTTCGCTACTTCATGTCAAATTCAATGGAAGTTTATCCCTCCACCCTCACCACACCACGGTGGTATTTGGGAAGCTGCCATAAAGAGCTTCAAATATCATCTCGTAAGAATAATGAGTAACTCCAATTTTACTTTCGAAG from the Diabrotica undecimpunctata isolate CICGRU chromosome 1, icDiaUnde3, whole genome shotgun sequence genome contains:
- the LOC140432505 gene encoding uncharacterized protein, with amino-acid sequence MVDLNIFSNVNPTKHFTLSCAILPTITCKHPQITLDFNALKIPPNIHLADPEFCSPAEVQMLLGADVYFDLLTYGLIKLGPNLPTLTNTHLGYLVGGNVPQSSGSIDSYSILNIQENTQPRNEVSLFVQTQNTDSLVRSFWEIEEISSSTCTPKILTPSEQQAEDICKSSLKILSSGRFQVDLPFKSPNEYKKLGKSFFLAKKRFLNLEQKLIKSDQLYAQYKQFIHEYIALGHCRYVPLSTRNIHSDLKYFIPHHCVLKDSVTNKLRVVFDGSMKTTSNLSLNDIMLPGYTVQRELFDILINFRLFKYCIVADLRHMYRQIRVNPEQVFLLNILWRDSPQEDLKCLQLETVTYGLNNSGFLSTRCLKELAQKHSDKFPLASDALLNCCYIDDVLYGCNDFETLFEIHRQLTECLNLACFSLHKWCANSPEFLAGISHISNEASYVINPENNTNKILGLCWNSHSDHFSVLVPKVTVKDTYTKTEVLSLIASIYDPIGLINPVVVSAKLIMRKIWLERSNWDDHLSPNLLTQWNLFLQTLPHLSNLKIPRLLQNSSNVTSTQIHGFSDASLSAYGACVYLRTSHENGFISCNLISSKSRVSPVKVVTLPRLELLGVLLLSNLVTKILSVLIPSQSQINSVNLWTDSEVVLAWINSHPSRWSTFVANRVTQIQELTSNHTWRHVRSKDNPADILSRGATPLQLLDCDLWFNGPQFLSDPHFDFNLFVYNGPSSINVDELPELKRVTHLIRKPDPQVYDALCKFSCFTRLQRAFAYCIRFIHNVRAKSHRRTGPLTPNELSSSELMIIKLTQSHFFSSEIQFLMDNRLLNDKSIRKLNPFLDSSQIIRVGGRLLFSDVSYDQKFLLHSGPQNTLSNVRLKFWPLDGLRQIKRIIQNCLTCYRFNAQVASQIMANLPRERVQIARPFINVGVDFGGPFPIKTSKLKRAPLTKAYMAVFVC